ctcacctcacaacttacaggacttaaaggatctgctgctaacatcttggagCCAGCACACCTTCACGGATCTAGTGGAATCCAggctcgacgggtcagggctgttttggcagcaaaagggggaccaacacaatattaaacagGTGGTCACAATCTTATGGCTAATGTATGTATTTGTTGTGCATCCTCTACATTTATTCCCCCTTTTCAGTTACAATAATGTCCAATCCTCTGGGACAGCTTTCTACTAGGTTTTGCTAAATGGCAGCGGGGATTTGTTCCCTATTTAGCgtcaggagcattagtgagttcAGGTACTGATGTTAGGTAGAAAGCATGGAGTAAGTGGGGTTAAAATCAGGGCTCTGGGTGCAGGATACACGAGTACCTTTTCAAACCATCAATACAGTGCATCGTGTCATTTCAAATGAATATCTCTGCAAAAGTTTTTGAAAGTTTCTATATCCTTTTCTTCCACACAGATGCTATAATAATGAAAACGATTCGAGTCTAATCACACAATCGAGGCGCTCATGtaaaagccacacacacacacacacacacacacacacacacacacacacacacacactgcagctctctCTATGCAAAGCGGCCTGAACTTGCACCTGCAGCTTGCGTCATGCTTTATAAAGCGCGTGCTTCTCCGCGACCAATCATTTCAAAGGTAAACAAATGAGGAGCTCGGGGCCGACTGCCGCGGCTCAGTGGGGCTCAGAGTCGGAGCTGCTGCGTGGATCTGGTCCGAGTGGCtgtaatcaaataaaaaaataagtggcggaattttcttttataaacagTAAAATCCGAGTGGTAAGTAGGAAAAAATACTGACCCCTGACTTTGAATGAATTTGCTCGTTTTActataaatgtagtgtatatagtggaCACCTACATGTGGTCAGTGGGTGTTTATGTGCTGCGTTTGCAGTTTTAGTTGGGAGCTGTGTTGTGATTCAGGAAGAGGGGATATAAGAGAGCCGTTTTGCAATGACCACATGTGATCTCGCTTTAAAAGTGACCTTTATTATATTCTTTAATGATGTCACTTTGTATAATAAGCGAAAATGCTGATTTAACAACAAAACCCAAAACAGCACTACGTACGCATCTCATAATCTATATATAAACTTCTAGGAattgtgtaataatgtaatGCACCTTAATATTTGTTATTAATGACCACCAttatcttgttttgttttttttcttccacccGCGCTATGTAAACCAGCTGCATTGAAACTGTGTTCCCGAAACATTTTAGGATATTAGTAcgcatctttgtttttttttattaagacaaGATCCAGCTTGTTATGTGACGAAAGATGTGGACTTTAAGATCAACAATATGCAACAAAAATAACTCTGGTACAAGAAATACTAAAAATATAGTGCGGCTGGCATGAGAGCGAACTCCCGCAAATCACGTGACCTCCAAAAGACCCGTGCAACTGTTGTTGTTGACCATTTCTTACAAATTCCCAGGCCTAATGTCCATCACTTTGAGAAGTATGTGTTCGATATTAGATGGCAACATTGTTAGATCACTGGTTAGTTAGTTAACTAGTTAACTAACCAAGTTGGATTGACAAGTTGGGGTTCTATGATTGTCATCCAACCCAGAAACTCAgttatattaataacattattcTTAATAAAGTATCTGATCATGTATTCAGTTTGTTATTAAAATCATTGGCATTTTTGTTTCTATTCCTTCTTTTTCCCAAGATTCATTTTGGAGTAAAACCAGACGTTCAGTTATGGATCTTTATTCATGCCTTCTCTTAATCTGACACCAAACCAGATGAAAATGGGAAACGGTATATCCGGTCAATCCAGTATCTTTTCTAATCTTCCTTTCTGGAAGTCTCTGCACATTACAATTTTGGGTTTGGACTCTGCGGGCAAAACTACAGTTCTGTACAGACTGCAGTTTAATGAGTTTGTGAACACTGTGCCTACGAAAGGATTTAATACCGAAAAGGTCAAAGTGGCCCTCGGTCGCTCCGGGACGGTGACCTTTCATTTTTGGGATGTTGGCGGTCAGGAGAAGCTGCGTCCGCTCTGGAAGTCCTACACTCGCTGCACTGATGGCATCGTGTTTGTGGTCGACTCCGTGGATGCTGAGCGGATGGACGAGGCCAAAACTGAACTTCACAAGCTTGCACATGCGTCAGAGAGTCAAGGTGTTCCCATGCTTATCGTAGCAAATAAGCAGGACCTGAGGAACTCTATGACGCTGGCAGAAATTGAGAAGATGCTGGCGCTGGGTGAACTTGGCACCTCTACCCCATGGCACTTGCAACCTTCGTGTGCTATAATCGGTGATGGTTTACTAGAAGGACTCAAAACACTGTATGACATGATCCTCAAACAGAGGAAGAGGCTAAAGCAGCAGAAAAATAAGTGAAATGTTCAGAAAGCAATAGAAATGGGTTTATATAGTGGTGCTGTTTGATTGGCACTCATTTGGTAATAGAATTTGAACATGGTATTTATCAGATGACTGAGTTTTATCAGTTTTATAGTCTAATGGCTTGTTAGTTAAAGCCCATGGCTTTAAACAGATTTCTATTAGACTAAGCATGGAGAATGGAAGAGATGTTTTTTAATACTGTGCAGGTCgaacatttattatttgaagTGTGTTGAAGGAACACGAATGAAGGAAGTATGAGTGTTGGGGGTGTGCTGGTTGTGAGAACTGTGCATGTAGGACCTAAAACTACTTCTAGAATTAAGATGTTTTGATTTTaatttactgtattttgatatttttaaagTTGATCTATAACACTGCccctcatttatttttcatgtacaggattttttttttttccagaagaaGAAACCTTTTCTGTATTGTTTACAAGCACTTTAGAGACATACTTACTTTATGTAAACATCTGAGAATATttagtgaatattttattaatccaaataaatatttctgttgcAAAAAATATCTGTTTAATGCGTGTGATCTTTTCACATCACATATCTTAAAGACTTTTTAATGAATTCTTTTTACACCCTGATGTGGATTGTTGCTTTGTAGATGATGATGAAAGAATCCTTATTTTAGTTCCACTTTTAAGTACGTCACTGATGTTGACATGCTGTTGACTTCTTTCAAACACAATGTTTTCCAAACTCAGCCTTATGAtatatttgatttcatttttctttaatttgtttACACCTTGCAAGGTGGCCAATAGCTCATCTGCAATGGTGTTGAGTTAAAGGCAAAAGTATAACCGTTAAACATTATATaattgtatagtgccttttggTCACACACAAGGTtcctaataatattattttaaatggcaGTTATAGTAAAAGGATTAAAGAATGTACCTGACAGCGTGAGCAATCTTATTGTGCTACAATTTATTCCATATGTAATCTTCTAAATGTAAACTGTGGTGATGAGCAATTTATGTAGAATGGCGCTAAATGGGAAACCAATTTTTTCATTCCTCAGCCTTGGAACAACCTAGACACATACTATTCACACCTTCTGAACAATCTCTGGCAGAGGCCCAAAGGGCAGTGATTTTCCAGCATTGTGCAAGTTCATCTGTGAATCAGTCTTCAGCTTTGTGCTTTAGCACACGGCATGAGTGTAACCTCTGAAACAAAGGCTTATCTCAGTTTCCAGTAAGATCATCAGATCTCACTGCAGCTGAAACTGTCGGAGTCCTGAAGTTAGCCGAGTGCTTCTCAAAAATCTAGTGGCTATTTGACAGTTTTCTTTTTAGATAAATAAAAGTTATAACAACTAAAATTTGAACTGAGCtacaagctaaaaaaaaatactgtttgGCTTTTTAATCCACTAAAGTTTGGGTATTGAAATATATGTtttgtttctcacactgctattaaggaagtggtgtgtgtgtgtgatggattttaTGGTAATATATCATGGGAACATTAAAATAGCAGGGAGAAGTTTTGTGTCATGATCTACACAAACAATCCGGGCAAGTCAAACTAGTTAGTCTGAGCTGGACTTTGTAACATGCTGCTTTGTGTTCAACAGAGTTCATTTATAGCACTATAGATAAGAATCTTCAAGCTTGACCAACAAGATTAGAGTGTAAAAAAATAGTCAAGAAAATGTCAGTGGATCAAAATATCTTTCACCCAAATAGCTGCCCAGAGTCATGTTCCATCTTTTTCTATTTATGCCAAGGCCAAATGACTGTTTTCCCCATTTTTGAATCCTTATGAGCAAAATGCCAAaccacatttacattacagacAACATTTAAGAGTAGAAGATTTAAGAAGCAAACTAATTGCTTCCTTCTTCTGACTTGTTATTGTCTATTTCCTCATTGAAACATACGGAACAAAATGTCAAGACATTCTTCATGAAGTTCAGTTGACACTAATACTATCAGAAAAACACCCATGTTGTCATATAGTCATATAGTCTAGGTAAGGTGAaaagagacttttttttcttttctttttggatCCTGTTCAGGCAGGAAAGATgagaacatttattttctttacgaAAGGAAGGAGGTGGTATGTGACAGGAACTGTGTCAGGGGTTGATTTTCAGGTTTCTTTGGAGAAAATTGCAAAACCCCATAAATACCCCATAGGTACTAAAGAAGTTCCTGTATACTGGTAACAAAGGTGAATAAGAGGTTATTTGCACTTAGTATAGATTAAGTAATGAATGAAACATGATGGTGCATGCAGTTAAAGGACAATAATTACAAAGCTGTCAGTAACAGCAcgtttttattcttcttacgCTGCAGTATTTCGcaatgattatttttaattttattaaacgCCCATGAAACAAATTAGTTCCTTTTATCCCTTGTCACAACAACTGTGTGTTAGTTTCCTCACCAGTCTGTCTTTTGTTTCTCTTGCAGTTATTAAGCTGCTAGGAGCTTTGCGAACAAAAAGGTGCAAAAAGTCACCTGTCCTGAAGATTTGTTTATGACAGAAAACTTATTTACTGCTTCCTTTCTGACTGTTAGAAAGccctgaccctggagactcctcccaAAAGTGCTACATTAACAGATAATGTCACTATAGCAAATGATTAtctatttgacatttttaaatccGTTTATAAGAAAAGTCCCTGTGTAAGTCGTTACTATAGAAAACAATGTCATATTTGCAGCAGGAACTACATTCCAAGCCATGCTATTCTTGAAAATTCATCATCATCTGATCAACCATAATCAAGCACTTAACAGTGCTATGGATAAATGTGTGTGGAAAGCACAGCCAGTGAAATGCAATAACTTAAGATAAAATCAAACTGAACTCCTTCTATTAAGCTCCATCAAGGCAGAACGGGTGTTGAACATTTTAATGGTGAAGCTTTAATGGACTGAGCTATGATCATGGTGATAGTAGAGACAGTATCTGTAACTTATAAATAGCAAATAGGCACAGCTCTAAAAGCGGTgcaataaacactgaataaatCATTGTCCAAACGTCTTGTTGAAGATAACTAAAAGCAAAGCTCAGCGATCGTATTAAACTGATGAGGAAGTTTGGCACCACTCTCTACCCTTATTTGGCTTAAATTATTTAGAACAAGTGGTTATAataaatgactgtgtgtgtgtggttaaatgAATAGGTGGGAGCTTACGGAGAACAGCCAACATCCTCTATAATTAGCCAGCTGCTATATGGACAGATGGCAAGCAGAGAGCAGTCAGCTGTTTAATGCTAGCAAGCTCATTTTCATCCTCTCTCACATTTTGAAACTTGAGCTCATCAGAGAGCAGACTAACTAGTGTCCATGACAAAATAAATGATGTGCAGGATTTTTgtgaactttatttttataaatataaaccttTCAAGTAATCCAAGAACACTGTCCAAGCATCTGGCCCGAATACTAACCAGCTTATTaactaaatcatttcatttctccCTTAATTTCCTTTAGTTTAGTTATTAAGTGCAATATGTTTATTAAGTTATTCTTAGAGTAATATTTCAAAACAAAGTATATAGTAATTTTTCTCCCTGGGGCTGAGGAGGAGATTTGACTGGTTCAGATTGAAGGTCCTAATTGCTTATGGTTTTATCTAGAATGAGTTGAGTCATAAGTTTGACTCTAATCCAAAGCCCATTGAGACTCGAGTTCCCATCTCTGTGTAGCTGTTCTCAGGTATGGAGTGGGTGAGAACCCCAGCAGCTCATATTGCAACTTGTTTATCCACCTGAACAGAAAGTTCGCAAAGAACAGTGTGGAAATCTAGGTGTGTCCAGAGCATGTCTATTCCAGAAAAAGACATGTTAGGCTCATAGTCCAGCAATAATGAAACTGACAGCAAGCTGTCTTTAATGAGATAATCAGATGACTGTGAGGAATCGAGTGTGACACTAAGCTGGTTTTCACACGGGGCATGTTTGCTGTGGTCTGAATCAGAGGGATTGTTCCCAGCTCCCCCACAGTGTTGGTCTGGTTTCACTTGATTCTATGAAACCCTGTTCATCTTATGTCATCACAAGTGTCCATAGAGACACAACGTATTTCttttaattgttattaattcatttttttaattattattattttggtgatGTTTTTGAGCACCTCACATCTTCTGTATTCCACAAGGGTCCCCTGACAATCATGGTACACatgttgtggaaactaatgatattgtcatcagctaaaacacaagctcaggttactttacttcctgaacaagtaCAGACCCGAGTATGAGTTGTGTTCACATTCATGGGAACATTTCCAGTGCAACCGGACTCATACCACTTCCTACAGATAATCTCAGGTTCAGTACCCTGGTGTGCTTCCCTGTCCACATGACAAATTTCACAGTTTTTCATGCAAACCATGCTCTGTTTTGGACTAAACTGCCAGTTTGAACAGGATGTAATAAACTCAGAGGCAGTACAGAGCATAGGGCTTTACACTAGTTAATGCTGACCCTCAGGATTTTCCATGGAGATCTTTTTATCAGAACAGGACAGGGCATTGTGTGTGAGGaaattttgttttgcttttacaGTGAGCCAGGTGTTTCCTTGTGCACATGCCAGACATGTCTCAATGTATTGTATGTCCTCGGCACCTCAGCAGATGGATAATCACAAGCAGAAATCTTGCTTTGCTGGGTAAAAGTATTCCTGCTAGTCTTAGTATAAAATTTCCTCTTACCAGATCCATTTCATTAGAAGAGCTGCATCAGCAGTCTGAGAAAACACAATGATCTAATAGTTAAGAGACAAACAGCAAGAAATGGATAATTGGGCAGGAATGTTGCTCTGCTGGTATGAcacatgtgtctgtgtctggtcagaagagaaagaatgaaGCAGATCTTATATCACCAGTTTCCTCCAACTGCCATTAGCTGTAATTTAGTAACCCTTCATTGCTTATCCAAGATTTTGGTTTGCACATTTGCATTATTTCACTCCAAACTGGGTGGTTCAAGTCATGACGGAAAGATCTTTGTTACGAGTTGAATGCACATAAACACCCCCGCAAAGCTGTAATTACGTTTTCTTATTGACACATCCCTAACTCGGAAACTCTGACCTCATAGAAAACCCTGAGTCTACGAATTGGGTCGTGTCATTAAGAAAACTATTGATGCAACAACTGTAGTTGATGGTTCAATTCATTTGTGTTAATACATTAGCACTGTACTATTGCGATATAATACATAATGATAAAGGTTACAGTAACTTTATAAATTGATTAGAATCATGAAGCAAAATATACTTGATGCACATTCTTCAACTGTTCTTCGAAGTAGAGTTAAGGTAAGGTCATTTAAGGTCAGTTAAGGTAAGGTATACAGTGCAACAAAATTTAGTTTGGTAACTCTCAGACTATGAGGGCATTTAAATTAAGAAGTTAAAAAGAGAAGGATTAAGAATAAATAGTGCACTGTAACATAAGTGAAATGCTGTGTTATAGGAATGTATATGGAGATGTACACTGAACAGCCATGATATTATGACACAACAAATACATACATTAGCCATAAGATTGTGACCACctgtttaatattgtgttggtcccctttttgctgccaaaacagccctgacctgtcgaggcatggactccactagatccctgagatgttagcagcagatcctttaagtcctgtaagttgtgaggtgaggcctccatggatcggacttgtttgtccagcacatcccacagatgctcgtttggattgagatctggggaatttggaggcaacacctcaaacttattgttgtgctcatcaaaccattccagAAACAaccatcaggaaataccgtttccatgaaaaaGTGTACATGGCCTGCAataatgcttaggtaggtggtaggtgtcaaagtaacatccacatggatggcaggacccaaggtttcccagcagaacattgctcaaagcatgacactgcatccgccagcttgccttcttccaatagtgcatcctggtgccatgccatttaattcaatttaattttaaatttatattttaacaatggacattgtctcaaagcaactttacagaacataagaaacatgaGAAACATAGTACGAaagtgctttttgtttgtttgtttgtctaacatctaggccatccatgtgatgtaaaagaaaatgtgattcgtcagaccaggccacctttttccattcctctgtggtccagttctgctgctcacgtgcccattgttttAGCGCTTTCGGTGCACAGGGGTCTATGCAGCCctatacacaacaaactgcgatgcactgtgtgttctgacacctttcatcagaaccagcattaaattcttcagcagtttgagcaacagtagctcgtctgttggatcggatcacacgggccagccttcgctccccatgtgcatcagtgagccttggctgcccatgaccctgtcaccggttcaccactgttccttccttggaccacttttgatagatactgaccactgcagaccaggaacactccacaagagctgcagttttggagatgctctgatccggtcatctagccatcacaatttgccatgatgaggagataatcagtgtcattcacgtcaccggtcataatgttatgcctgatctctGTAATACATAATGATAAAGTGAGGTAAGGTCATCGtatacaatacaacaaaatTTAGTTTGGTAACTCTCAGACAGCAGCAAGGacattaaaacataaaactaaagagaatttaaaaaagaattaaaaataaatgaacagcgcacttaaaaaaaataaaaaatacaagatTGCACGTAAGTGAAATACCTTGATTATTGGAATGTATCTGGCAATGTATATATTGCACATAGTATAAAAGAGATATTGTAAGTTAAACTAAACTTATTGCAATTATTGTAGTTAATTATGAATAGGTACACCTCCATCTTGCACTGACCAAAGTGACTTGAATGCACCAGAGTCGTAATTACAACTTTCCAACTCGTAAATACTTGAACTTCCCAGAGTGAACACAGAGTCCTAATTTGTGTATTGATGTAGCTTGTCTACTCTGTGCATTAGTGCTAATACGTGCTGTATCAGTTGTTATTGTCAGATCGACAGCCGAGCGTGAAGGTTACAAATGTTGCTGTGGTTGGCTTTTCAGCTGTCTGCTGACAAAATTCTCCTTAATCCAAGAGTTTAATCTGTGTAACATCAAGAGGCAGATTTCACACCAATTAAATTTTACCGTCCATGAAGATCTCCTGAAACTTTTTTCTAGTCTAAAGAAGTGTGAAAAAACGCTCAAGGCAGCGTTTCAATAGCTG
The window above is part of the Hemibagrus wyckioides isolate EC202008001 linkage group LG17, SWU_Hwy_1.0, whole genome shotgun sequence genome. Proteins encoded here:
- the arl4aa gene encoding ADP-ribosylation factor-like 4aa; its protein translation is MPSLNLTPNQMKMGNGISGQSSIFSNLPFWKSLHITILGLDSAGKTTVLYRLQFNEFVNTVPTKGFNTEKVKVALGRSGTVTFHFWDVGGQEKLRPLWKSYTRCTDGIVFVVDSVDAERMDEAKTELHKLAHASESQGVPMLIVANKQDLRNSMTLAEIEKMLALGELGTSTPWHLQPSCAIIGDGLLEGLKTLYDMILKQRKRLKQQKNK